A genomic segment from Actinomyces lilanjuaniae encodes:
- a CDS encoding homoserine dehydrogenase — translation MEQVTSQAGRTLTVGVLGAGTVGTQVIRLLAEQADDFTVRSGARLEVTGVAVRDTRARRDPAVPRDLLTDDATAVATSNDIVIELIGGIEPARTLILAALKSGASVITGNKALIAAHGPQLYAAAAAAGTDFYYEAAVAGAVPVVYALRESMAGDRVTSVLGIVNGTTNYILDEMTTKGLSFADALATAQELGYAEADPTADVDGLDAAAKCAIIASLAFHTRVGLDDVTVEGIRDITAEDIREAHASGCEVKLLAVAQRLGPGAGSGSQGVSTTGDTGGTSGISVRVHPALVPTDHPLASVHGAFNAVLVEAESAGRLMFYGQGAGGAPTASAVLSDVVAAAAHRVYGGQAPRESSYAALPVLGPEAAVTRYQVQLLVDDAPGSLAVMASVFADNGVSINSVRQSAYVGQERAVVTIVTHPAAVRYLDAAVDGLRRCDRVVEVVSVRRVEGD, via the coding sequence GTGGAACAGGTGACCTCCCAGGCAGGGCGCACTCTCACTGTTGGTGTCCTGGGAGCCGGCACCGTGGGGACACAGGTGATCCGGCTCCTGGCTGAGCAGGCTGACGACTTCACGGTCCGCTCCGGTGCGCGGCTGGAGGTGACAGGCGTGGCCGTGCGTGACACGCGAGCCCGACGTGATCCCGCGGTCCCTCGCGACCTGCTCACTGACGACGCCACTGCCGTGGCAACCAGCAACGACATCGTCATCGAGCTCATCGGCGGTATCGAGCCTGCCCGCACCCTCATCCTGGCCGCCCTCAAGTCCGGGGCCAGCGTCATCACTGGTAACAAGGCGCTTATCGCTGCACACGGCCCGCAGCTCTACGCGGCCGCGGCGGCTGCGGGCACCGACTTCTACTACGAGGCTGCTGTCGCCGGTGCTGTCCCTGTGGTCTACGCGCTGCGCGAGTCCATGGCGGGGGACCGGGTGACCAGCGTGCTCGGCATCGTCAACGGCACCACCAACTACATCCTGGACGAGATGACCACCAAGGGTCTCTCCTTTGCCGACGCCCTGGCCACGGCCCAGGAGCTGGGCTACGCCGAGGCGGACCCGACGGCTGACGTCGACGGCCTGGACGCGGCTGCCAAGTGCGCCATCATCGCCTCCCTGGCCTTCCACACCCGGGTGGGCCTGGACGACGTCACCGTCGAGGGGATCCGGGACATCACCGCCGAGGACATCCGAGAGGCCCATGCCTCGGGCTGCGAGGTCAAGCTCCTGGCGGTCGCCCAGCGCCTGGGGCCGGGTGCCGGGAGCGGCAGCCAGGGCGTCAGCACTACCGGGGATACTGGCGGTACCTCTGGTATCTCTGTGCGCGTCCATCCCGCCCTCGTGCCGACCGACCACCCCCTGGCCAGTGTCCACGGGGCCTTCAACGCGGTCCTGGTGGAGGCTGAGAGCGCTGGCCGTCTCATGTTCTACGGGCAGGGCGCCGGCGGCGCGCCGACGGCCTCAGCGGTCCTGTCCGACGTCGTCGCCGCGGCCGCGCACCGGGTCTACGGCGGCCAGGCGCCGCGCGAGTCCAGCTACGCGGCGCTGCCGGTCCTGGGGCCGGAGGCGGCCGTCACCCGCTACCAGGTCCAGCTGCTCGTCGACGACGCTCCTGGCTCGCTCGCCGTCATGGCCAGCGTCTTTGCCGACAACGGCGTCTCCATCAACTCTGTGCGCCAGAGCGCCTACGTGGGGCAGGAGCGCGCCGTGGTCACGATCGTCACCCACCCGGCTGCCGTGCGGTACCTGGATGCCGCTGTTGATGGGCTCAGGCGCTGCGACCGTGTGGTAGAGGTCGTCTCCGTGCGACGTGTCGAGGGTGACTGA